From the Nocardiopsis changdeensis genome, one window contains:
- a CDS encoding 2,4'-dihydroxyacetophenone dioxygenase family protein — translation MPDNSPVISQSVGIPDEIAVAAVPEDPRVWVPQAPNVWFRPLMLNTVTGQWCNLLKVTASGIVSRHRHPGAVFGYVIEGRWHYYEHDWVAEAGHFVYEPPGEIHTLAVPEDCDHMVTFFNITGAMVYVDENGAQTGYEDVFTKIEMARAHYASVGLDGYLEPFIR, via the coding sequence GTGCCCGACAACTCTCCCGTCATCTCCCAGTCCGTCGGCATCCCCGACGAGATCGCGGTCGCCGCGGTCCCGGAGGACCCGCGCGTATGGGTGCCGCAGGCGCCCAACGTGTGGTTCCGGCCGCTGATGCTCAACACCGTCACCGGGCAGTGGTGCAACCTGCTCAAGGTCACCGCCTCGGGGATCGTCTCCCGCCACCGCCACCCCGGCGCCGTGTTCGGGTACGTCATCGAGGGCCGCTGGCACTACTACGAGCACGACTGGGTGGCCGAGGCCGGGCACTTCGTCTACGAGCCGCCCGGCGAGATCCACACCCTGGCGGTCCCGGAGGACTGCGACCACATGGTCACCTTCTTCAACATCACCGGCGCGATGGTCTACGTCGACGAGAACGGTGCCCAGACCGGGTACGAGGACGTCTTCACCAAGATCGAGATGGCCCGCGCCCACTACGCCTCGGTGGGGCTGGACGGCTATCTGGAGCCGTTCATCCGTTGA
- a CDS encoding MFS transporter has translation MRFLLDVTPLREAPPFRRFWIGSSLASLTLQFTMFAATFTLWELTRSTVMVGALGLVGAVAWFVAVPVGMAFIDTVDRARLARAALVAQCAAAVALATAAYLGSAAAVLAMMGLNAVLLAVGRSARQAMVPALVGDRLIAPAIALNGLALQLGMLAGPALAGLLASAAGGEVCFLVNIAGSAASLYGLRGLSVPPAGRSRGFGAMAEGLRYAVRTPPVRGALLTDLAATVLAMPVALFPAINQERFGGDPATLGLFGSAVAVGGVAGLAFSGAVTRYGRPGTAMAVSACVWGLALACAGLSGHLAVLLASLAVAGAADTWSVVSRGTLVQASVPESVRGRVSALEQAVGVAGPDLGNFRAGLVAPLLGAGAAMAVGGLLCAAACAAVYALTPGMRR, from the coding sequence ATGAGGTTCCTGCTGGACGTGACGCCGCTGCGGGAGGCACCGCCCTTCCGCCGGTTCTGGATCGGGTCGTCCCTCGCGTCGCTGACCCTCCAGTTCACGATGTTCGCCGCGACCTTCACACTGTGGGAGCTGACCCGCTCGACGGTGATGGTGGGCGCGCTGGGCCTGGTGGGCGCGGTGGCGTGGTTCGTGGCCGTGCCCGTCGGGATGGCGTTCATCGACACCGTCGACCGCGCCCGGCTGGCCCGGGCCGCGCTCGTCGCGCAGTGCGCGGCGGCGGTGGCCCTGGCGACGGCCGCGTACCTGGGGTCCGCGGCGGCGGTCCTGGCGATGATGGGGTTGAACGCCGTCCTCCTGGCAGTGGGCCGCTCCGCGCGCCAGGCCATGGTCCCCGCCCTGGTCGGCGACCGGCTCATCGCCCCCGCGATCGCCCTGAACGGCCTGGCCCTCCAGCTGGGGATGCTCGCGGGACCCGCCCTGGCCGGGCTGCTCGCCTCGGCGGCGGGGGGCGAAGTGTGCTTCCTGGTCAACATCGCGGGCAGCGCGGCCTCCCTGTACGGGCTGCGCGGGCTGTCGGTCCCTCCCGCGGGCCGCTCGCGGGGGTTCGGGGCGATGGCCGAGGGGCTGCGGTACGCGGTGCGGACACCGCCGGTGCGCGGAGCCCTGTTGACGGACCTGGCCGCCACCGTGCTGGCGATGCCGGTGGCGCTGTTCCCCGCGATCAACCAGGAGAGGTTCGGCGGCGACCCGGCCACCCTGGGCCTGTTCGGCAGCGCCGTCGCGGTGGGCGGTGTGGCGGGGCTGGCGTTCAGCGGGGCCGTCACCCGGTACGGCCGCCCCGGTACGGCGATGGCCGTGAGCGCGTGCGTGTGGGGCCTGGCCCTGGCCTGTGCCGGGCTCAGCGGACACCTGGCGGTGCTGCTGGCCTCACTGGCGGTGGCGGGCGCCGCCGACACCTGGTCGGTGGTGAGCCGGGGCACCCTCGTGCAGGCCTCCGTCCCCGAGAGCGTCCGCGGCCGTGTGAGCGCCCTGGAGCAGGCGGTCGGTGTGGCCGGCCCCGACCTGGGGAACTTCCGCGCCGGGCTGGTCGCCCCGCTGCTGGGCGCGGGGGCCGCGATGGCCGTGGGCGGACTGCTGTGCGCGGCCGCGTGCGCGGCGGTGTACGCGCTCACTCCGGGCATGCGGAGATGA
- a CDS encoding ROK family transcriptional regulator, which translates to MGTNLAWLGGLNQSRVLDAVRSADGISRVELAAQTGLTAQTVSNIVRRLLEDGLVREDGRATSRGGKRATVLRLNADAYYAVGMHIDPASTTLVVTDLAGHVVARTRRRTPSSQGPGRVIDALCRSVRAIVEEAPAPDRILGLGVATPGPIDTSGAVTPPHLPGWRSVPLREVLEEGTGLTTVLDNDATAATIGERWAGAERRSSDMAFVYVGTGVGGGFVLDGRVYRGGSGNAAEIGHLVVDPRGPECPCGSRGCLETYLAPHAVAAEAARRRGEDAASYERGQARTVAAYRRVCREARSGDPVALEVIGEAGRRLGDAGTALLNIIDVPLLVLGGWGVPHVGGLYREALSGAIAERTLARGVRRVRVETSVIGEDAGAIGAASLVLHSSYSPTVGGV; encoded by the coding sequence ATGGGCACCAACCTGGCCTGGCTCGGCGGGCTCAACCAGAGCCGCGTGCTCGACGCCGTGCGCTCCGCCGACGGGATCAGCCGCGTCGAACTGGCCGCGCAGACCGGGCTGACCGCCCAGACCGTCTCCAACATCGTCCGCCGCCTGCTGGAGGACGGCCTGGTCCGCGAGGACGGCCGGGCCACCTCGCGCGGCGGCAAGCGCGCCACCGTGCTGCGGCTCAACGCCGACGCCTACTACGCCGTCGGCATGCACATCGACCCCGCCTCCACCACCCTCGTCGTCACCGACCTGGCCGGGCACGTGGTCGCCCGCACCCGGCGGCGGACCCCCTCCTCCCAGGGGCCCGGCCGGGTCATCGACGCCCTGTGCCGTTCGGTGCGCGCCATCGTCGAGGAGGCGCCCGCGCCCGACCGCATCCTCGGCCTGGGCGTGGCCACCCCCGGGCCCATCGACACCTCCGGCGCCGTCACCCCGCCCCACCTGCCCGGCTGGCGGTCGGTACCGCTGCGGGAGGTGCTGGAGGAGGGCACCGGGCTCACCACCGTCCTGGACAACGACGCCACCGCCGCCACCATCGGCGAACGCTGGGCGGGCGCCGAGCGGCGCTCGTCCGACATGGCGTTCGTGTACGTGGGCACCGGAGTGGGCGGCGGGTTCGTCCTGGACGGGCGCGTGTACCGGGGCGGCAGCGGCAACGCCGCCGAGATCGGACACCTGGTGGTCGACCCCCGCGGGCCCGAGTGCCCCTGCGGGAGCCGCGGCTGCCTGGAGACCTACCTGGCCCCGCACGCCGTCGCCGCCGAGGCCGCCCGCCGCCGCGGTGAGGACGCCGCATCCTACGAACGCGGGCAGGCGCGCACCGTCGCCGCCTACCGCCGGGTGTGCCGCGAGGCCCGCTCGGGCGACCCGGTCGCGCTGGAGGTCATCGGCGAGGCGGGGCGGCGGCTGGGCGACGCGGGGACGGCGCTGCTCAACATCATCGACGTGCCGCTGCTGGTGCTGGGCGGATGGGGCGTCCCGCACGTCGGCGGCCTCTACCGGGAGGCGCTGTCCGGGGCCATCGCCGAGCGCACCCTGGCCCGGGGCGTGCGCCGGGTGCGGGTGGAGACCTCGGTCATCGGCGAGGACGCGGGCGCCATCGGGGCGGCCTCGCTGGTGCTGCACTCGTCGTACTCGCCGACGGTCGGGGGCGTGTGA
- a CDS encoding extracellular solute-binding protein, protein MKGTGPHTTRAAAATAAAVALALVATGCGGGAADRDENTVRIAYQKFGTFIAMDSLMRKVKEEFEADNPGVTVELQAVEAPAEDYQTQVNLMNGSASEAPDLIYQDSFTINQDADAGYLMPLDEYFDSWEDAEQFSTQEAQAVTSLSGERYGVMLGTDVRGLWYNTELLEQAGVETPWEPATWDEVLDAARAVKAEFGDEVTPLNVYSGTPAGEAASLQGFQMLLSGTEDALFDDRSQKWVTGSRGFTDSLGFVQTVFDEGLGLDVQDALDTNVGTVNNEERFPAGELAISLEGSWATQSWIPEANRPWDGWEDVMAFTPMPTQNGQGAGATSMSGGWALSMGSRATDPELAWEVMTYALSQENAVKFAVEGGQIPVRTDVAEDPAFLENAPMAEEFAALVDITGFRPAYSEYPRVSIAVQEAMEAVMLGEATPEEAAALYAQEVEGIVGPDNVTSGS, encoded by the coding sequence ATGAAAGGAACCGGACCCCACACCACGAGAGCGGCGGCCGCGACGGCCGCGGCCGTCGCGCTGGCGCTCGTCGCCACCGGCTGCGGCGGAGGCGCCGCCGACAGGGACGAGAACACCGTCCGCATCGCCTACCAGAAGTTCGGCACCTTCATCGCGATGGATTCGCTGATGCGCAAGGTGAAGGAGGAGTTCGAGGCGGACAACCCCGGTGTCACCGTCGAACTCCAGGCCGTCGAGGCGCCCGCCGAGGACTACCAGACCCAGGTCAACCTCATGAACGGCTCCGCGAGCGAGGCGCCGGACCTCATCTACCAGGACTCCTTCACCATCAACCAGGACGCCGACGCCGGGTACCTGATGCCGCTGGACGAGTACTTCGACTCCTGGGAGGACGCGGAACAGTTCAGCACCCAGGAGGCGCAGGCCGTGACCTCCCTCTCCGGGGAGCGGTACGGCGTCATGCTCGGCACCGACGTCCGCGGGCTCTGGTACAACACCGAACTCCTGGAGCAGGCGGGCGTCGAGACACCCTGGGAGCCCGCCACCTGGGACGAGGTGCTGGACGCCGCCCGCGCGGTCAAGGCCGAGTTCGGCGACGAGGTCACCCCGCTCAACGTCTACTCCGGCACGCCCGCCGGGGAGGCGGCGTCCCTCCAGGGCTTCCAGATGCTGCTCTCGGGCACCGAGGACGCCCTCTTCGACGACCGGTCGCAGAAGTGGGTCACCGGCAGCCGGGGGTTCACCGACTCCCTGGGGTTCGTGCAGACCGTGTTCGACGAGGGCCTGGGCCTGGACGTGCAGGACGCCCTGGACACCAACGTCGGCACCGTCAACAACGAGGAGCGCTTCCCCGCCGGCGAGCTGGCGATCAGCCTGGAGGGCTCCTGGGCCACCCAGTCGTGGATCCCCGAGGCCAACCGGCCCTGGGACGGCTGGGAGGACGTCATGGCGTTCACCCCCATGCCCACGCAGAACGGGCAGGGCGCCGGGGCGACCAGCATGTCCGGGGGCTGGGCGCTGTCGATGGGCAGCCGGGCCACCGACCCGGAGCTGGCCTGGGAGGTCATGACCTACGCCCTGTCCCAGGAGAACGCGGTCAAGTTCGCGGTCGAGGGCGGCCAGATCCCGGTCCGCACCGACGTCGCCGAGGACCCCGCGTTCCTGGAGAACGCGCCCATGGCCGAGGAGTTCGCGGCGCTGGTGGACATCACCGGGTTCCGCCCGGCCTACAGCGAGTACCCGCGCGTCTCCATCGCGGTCCAGGAGGCGATGGAGGCGGTGATGCTCGGCGAGGCCACGCCCGAGGAGGCCGCCGCGCTCTACGCCCAGGAGGTGGAGGGCATCGTCGGCCCCGACAACGTCACGAGCGGTTCCTGA
- a CDS encoding carbohydrate ABC transporter permease — protein sequence MAPALFLLLAFFAGPILWTVWASFTNEALTGAQAADTRFVGLDNFERLLRDPGFRAATLLTALFLLGSILGQTVLGLALALLLRNRHGAVRGAVGTVVVGAWVVPEVVAGFVWYAFLEREGTLNALLGSVGIGAQNWLFTAPLLAVVLANVWKGTAFSMMTYGAGLSEVPRDLEEAARVDGASGPQVLWYVVLPLLRRTIATTLLLITLQTVQVFTLVYVMTAGGPGSRSTTLPLLMYREALSLGDLGYGTAIALALLVVAGLFSVVYVRMLSREEQA from the coding sequence ATGGCCCCCGCGCTGTTCCTGCTGCTGGCGTTCTTCGCCGGCCCCATCCTGTGGACGGTGTGGGCCTCGTTCACCAACGAGGCACTGACGGGGGCGCAGGCCGCGGACACCCGGTTCGTGGGGTTGGACAACTTCGAGCGGCTGCTGCGGGACCCCGGGTTCCGGGCGGCGACGTTGCTCACCGCCCTGTTCCTGCTGGGTTCGATCCTGGGCCAGACCGTGCTGGGCCTGGCGCTGGCGCTGCTGCTGCGCAACCGGCACGGGGCCGTGCGCGGCGCCGTGGGCACGGTGGTGGTGGGCGCGTGGGTGGTGCCCGAGGTGGTGGCGGGGTTCGTGTGGTACGCGTTCCTCGAACGCGAGGGCACCCTCAACGCGCTGCTCGGCTCCGTCGGGATCGGTGCGCAGAACTGGCTGTTCACCGCGCCGCTGCTGGCGGTGGTCCTGGCCAACGTCTGGAAGGGCACCGCCTTCTCGATGATGACCTACGGGGCCGGGCTGTCGGAGGTGCCGCGCGACCTGGAGGAGGCGGCCCGCGTGGACGGGGCGTCGGGCCCCCAGGTGCTTTGGTACGTGGTCCTGCCGCTGCTGCGGCGCACGATCGCCACCACGCTGCTGCTGATCACCCTCCAGACCGTGCAGGTGTTCACGCTCGTCTACGTGATGACCGCGGGCGGTCCCGGCTCGCGCAGCACGACCCTGCCGCTGCTGATGTACCGGGAGGCCCTGTCCCTGGGCGACCTGGGGTACGGCACGGCGATCGCGCTGGCGCTGCTGGTGGTCGCCGGGCTGTTCTCGGTCGTCTACGTGCGGATGCTCAGCAGGGAGGAACAGGCATGA
- a CDS encoding SDR family NAD(P)-dependent oxidoreductase produces the protein MTPDAPHHPREEPMAENPSPAVVVVGGTSGIGAAVAARFAARGHRVAACGLRAADAPADLRGNAEVTELDVTAPGAIEEYLAAFAEVSVLVNAVGVIRRREEFDPAVFARVIEVNLVSVMRACTAARPALAAAGGSVVNVASMLSFFGGPLVPGYTASKGGVAQLTRSLAVAWAADGIRVNAVAPGWISTDLTGGIRTDPAAEARILDRTPMGRWGTPAEVAGAVEFLCGPDAGFITGIVLPVDGGYLAA, from the coding sequence TTGACCCCCGACGCCCCCCACCACCCCCGAGAGGAGCCCATGGCCGAGAACCCCTCCCCGGCCGTCGTCGTGGTCGGCGGGACCAGCGGCATCGGGGCGGCCGTCGCCGCCCGGTTCGCCGCCCGCGGCCACCGGGTCGCGGCCTGCGGTCTGCGCGCCGCCGACGCACCGGCCGACCTGCGCGGGAACGCCGAGGTCACCGAGCTCGACGTCACCGCGCCCGGTGCGATCGAGGAGTACCTGGCGGCCTTCGCCGAGGTCTCGGTGCTGGTCAACGCGGTCGGCGTGATCCGCCGCCGCGAGGAGTTCGACCCGGCCGTGTTCGCCAGGGTCATCGAGGTCAACCTCGTCTCGGTCATGCGGGCCTGCACCGCTGCACGGCCCGCCCTGGCCGCGGCGGGCGGCAGCGTCGTCAACGTCGCCTCGATGCTGAGCTTCTTCGGCGGCCCCCTGGTGCCCGGCTACACCGCCAGCAAGGGCGGCGTCGCCCAGCTCACCCGCTCCCTGGCCGTGGCCTGGGCGGCCGACGGCATCCGGGTCAACGCCGTCGCGCCGGGGTGGATCAGCACCGACCTGACCGGCGGCATCCGCACCGACCCCGCCGCCGAGGCCCGGATCCTGGACCGCACGCCCATGGGCCGCTGGGGGACCCCCGCCGAGGTCGCGGGCGCGGTGGAGTTCCTGTGCGGGCCCGACGCCGGGTTCATCACCGGCATCGTCCTGCCCGTCGACGGCGGCTACCTGGCCGCCTGA
- a CDS encoding alpha-mannosidase, producing the protein MHDDRKLTEARLERVLRERVWPAVHSPHVPLEVSRWDAPGEPVPAHEGISAPHTPAAAGDAWGPAWGTTWFRLRGRVPRGWAGRTVEAVIDLGFDSAMPGFQAEGLVHRPDGTVVKGLNPRNAWVRLPAAETEVDLHVEAAANPVIMGNPPFQPTGLGTAPAGPDGPPLYRLARADLAVFQEQVWDLAMDLDVVGGVMRELDPGDPRRWELLRAAERALDLLDLQDVPGTAGRAREALAGVLSSPAAPAAHRLSAVGHAHIDSAWLWPLRETRRKVVRTAANVVDLMDGHPELVFAMSQAQQWAWLQEHRPDVFARAVQAAKEGRFVPVGGMWVESDTNMPGSEALARQFVYGKRFFRDELGIDTREVWLPDSFGYSAALPQLIRLSGSRWFLTQKISWSRTNTFPHHTFRWEGLDGTRVFTHFPPVDTYNSELTGHELAHATRNFREKGRATLSLVPFGHGDGGGGPTREMLGRAARLADLEGSARVEIRRPDAFFAEAEAEYPDAPVWWGELYLEFHRGTYTSQARTKQGNRRCEHLLREAELWWTTAAVRRGADYPHEALDRIWRTVLLNQFHDILPGSSIAWVHREAAETYAEAEAELGELIDRAQRLLVGPGDDVIEFNAAPHDRDGVPALGAGPRVAPAGRTAVTASDGGYLLDNGLLAVRVDDRGLVTSVVDARTGREALAGPANLLQLHQDLPNQWDAWDVDSFYRNTVTDLTGVDGIEPVDAGLRISRSFGASSVVQTLTLAPGSRRLDVDTVVDWHEREKFLKAAFPLDVRAESSASEIQFGHVRRPTHTNTSWDAARFEICAHRWVHVAEPGHGAALVNDSTYGHDVTRDVRVDGGTTTTVRLSLLRAPRFPDPDTDQGEHRFRYALVPGATVADAVREGYRLNLPPREVGGSGTVEPLVRVEGGGVAVESVKPADDRSGDVVVRLYESLGARTRADVRFGFPVSRVRAVNLLEEEYEGAPELEPGEGGVAFPLRPFQIVTLRLTR; encoded by the coding sequence GTGCACGATGACCGCAAGCTGACCGAGGCGCGCCTGGAGAGGGTCCTGCGCGAACGCGTATGGCCCGCCGTCCACAGCCCGCACGTCCCCCTGGAGGTCTCCCGCTGGGACGCCCCCGGGGAGCCCGTCCCCGCCCACGAGGGCATCAGCGCCCCCCACACCCCCGCCGCCGCGGGCGACGCCTGGGGTCCCGCCTGGGGCACCACCTGGTTCCGCCTCCGGGGCCGCGTACCGCGGGGGTGGGCGGGCCGCACCGTCGAGGCCGTCATCGACCTCGGGTTCGACTCGGCCATGCCCGGCTTCCAGGCCGAGGGCCTGGTCCACCGCCCCGACGGGACGGTGGTCAAGGGCCTCAACCCCCGCAACGCCTGGGTCCGCCTCCCCGCCGCCGAGACCGAGGTCGACCTCCACGTGGAGGCCGCCGCCAACCCCGTCATCATGGGGAACCCGCCCTTCCAGCCCACCGGCCTGGGCACCGCCCCCGCCGGACCCGACGGCCCGCCCCTGTACCGGCTGGCCCGCGCCGACCTGGCCGTCTTCCAGGAGCAGGTGTGGGACCTGGCCATGGACCTCGACGTCGTCGGCGGCGTCATGCGCGAACTCGACCCCGGCGACCCCCGCCGCTGGGAGCTGCTGCGGGCCGCCGAACGCGCCCTCGACCTGCTCGACCTCCAGGACGTCCCCGGCACCGCCGGGCGCGCCCGCGAGGCCCTGGCGGGGGTGCTGTCCTCCCCGGCCGCGCCCGCCGCCCACCGGCTCTCCGCGGTGGGCCACGCCCACATCGACTCCGCCTGGCTGTGGCCGCTGCGCGAGACCCGGCGCAAGGTCGTCCGCACCGCCGCCAACGTCGTGGACCTCATGGACGGGCACCCCGAGCTGGTCTTCGCCATGTCGCAGGCCCAGCAGTGGGCGTGGCTCCAGGAGCACCGCCCCGACGTGTTCGCGCGGGCGGTACAGGCCGCGAAGGAGGGCCGGTTCGTGCCGGTGGGCGGCATGTGGGTGGAGTCCGACACCAACATGCCGGGCTCGGAGGCCCTGGCCCGCCAGTTCGTGTACGGCAAGCGGTTCTTCCGCGACGAGCTGGGCATCGACACCCGGGAGGTGTGGCTGCCCGACTCCTTCGGCTACTCCGCGGCGCTGCCCCAGCTCATCCGCCTGTCGGGTTCGCGCTGGTTCCTCACCCAGAAGATCTCCTGGAGCCGGACCAACACCTTCCCGCACCACACGTTCCGCTGGGAGGGCCTGGACGGCACCCGGGTCTTCACCCACTTCCCGCCGGTGGACACCTACAACTCCGAGCTGACCGGCCACGAGCTCGCCCACGCCACCCGCAACTTCCGGGAGAAGGGCCGCGCCACCCTCTCCCTGGTCCCGTTCGGGCACGGCGACGGCGGCGGCGGCCCCACCCGCGAGATGCTGGGGCGGGCCGCCCGGCTGGCCGACCTGGAGGGCTCCGCGCGGGTGGAGATCCGGCGCCCGGACGCGTTCTTCGCCGAGGCGGAGGCCGAGTACCCGGACGCCCCGGTGTGGTGGGGCGAGCTGTACCTGGAGTTCCACCGCGGCACCTACACCAGCCAGGCCCGGACCAAACAGGGCAACCGCCGCTGCGAGCACCTGCTGCGCGAGGCCGAGCTGTGGTGGACCACCGCGGCGGTGCGCCGCGGCGCCGACTACCCGCACGAGGCGCTGGACCGGATCTGGCGCACCGTGCTGCTCAACCAGTTCCACGACATCCTGCCGGGCAGCTCCATCGCCTGGGTGCACCGGGAGGCCGCCGAGACCTACGCGGAGGCCGAGGCCGAGCTCGGCGAGCTCATCGACCGGGCCCAGCGCCTGCTGGTCGGCCCGGGCGACGACGTGATCGAGTTCAACGCCGCCCCGCACGACCGCGACGGCGTCCCGGCGCTGGGCGCCGGGCCCCGGGTCGCCCCCGCGGGACGGACCGCCGTCACGGCCTCCGACGGCGGGTACCTGCTGGACAACGGCCTGCTCGCCGTGCGGGTGGACGACCGCGGCCTGGTCACCTCCGTGGTGGACGCGCGGACCGGCCGGGAGGCGCTGGCGGGACCGGCCAACCTGCTCCAGCTCCACCAGGACCTGCCCAACCAGTGGGACGCCTGGGACGTGGACTCCTTCTACCGCAACACCGTCACCGACCTCACCGGAGTGGACGGCATCGAGCCCGTCGACGCGGGCCTGCGGATCTCCCGCTCCTTCGGCGCCTCCTCGGTCGTGCAGACCCTCACCCTGGCCCCCGGCTCCCGGAGGCTGGACGTGGACACGGTCGTGGACTGGCACGAGAGGGAGAAGTTCCTCAAGGCCGCCTTCCCGCTCGACGTGCGCGCCGAGTCCTCCGCCTCGGAGATCCAGTTCGGGCACGTGCGCCGGCCCACCCACACCAACACGTCCTGGGACGCCGCCCGGTTCGAGATCTGCGCCCACCGCTGGGTGCACGTGGCGGAGCCGGGCCACGGGGCGGCGCTGGTCAACGACTCCACCTACGGCCACGACGTCACCCGCGACGTGCGCGTGGACGGCGGCACCACCACGACGGTCCGGCTGTCGCTGCTGCGCGCGCCCCGCTTCCCCGACCCCGACACCGACCAGGGCGAGCACCGGTTCCGGTACGCCCTGGTGCCGGGGGCGACGGTGGCGGACGCGGTCCGCGAGGGGTACCGGCTGAACCTCCCGCCGCGCGAGGTCGGCGGTTCCGGCACGGTGGAGCCGCTGGTGCGGGTGGAGGGCGGGGGCGTGGCCGTGGAGTCGGTCAAGCCCGCCGACGACCGCTCCGGCGACGTGGTGGTCCGCCTGTACGAGTCCCTGGGCGCCCGCACGCGCGCGGACGTGCGCTTCGGGTTCCCCGTGTCGCGGGTGCGCGCGGTGAACCTGCTGGAGGAGGAGTACGAGGGCGCCCCGGAACTGGAGCCGGGGGAGGGGGGAGTGGCGTTCCCGCTGCGCCCCTTCCAGATCGTCACCCTGCGGCTCACCCGCTGA
- a CDS encoding carbohydrate ABC transporter permease — protein MTAPRPRPGAPGRPRRRVAPVASPGRAAGAVLVHLILAVLALLFLLPLLWMLFASVDGEATLRAGLPGVPTLDNFRAVLTPEIVYRPLWNSVLTCGGAAVITAFCSVLAAYPLSRYTLRFKRPFLYTVLFATGLPITAIMVPVYGLFVNAGLLNSLPATTLFLAASTLPFGIWLTKNFIDGIPIALEEAAWVDGASTWQSIRYLVAPLLAPGLAVVGIFTLVSTWGNFFVPFILLTSPDKMPAAVRVFTFFGQYGSVRYGELAAYSLLYTLPVVALYVAVSRAMGGRFALGGAMKG, from the coding sequence ATGACCGCTCCGAGACCGCGTCCGGGCGCCCCGGGGCGGCCGCGCCGGCGGGTCGCCCCGGTCGCCTCGCCCGGCAGGGCCGCCGGTGCGGTGCTGGTGCACCTGATCCTGGCGGTGCTGGCACTGCTGTTCCTGCTGCCGCTGCTGTGGATGCTGTTCGCGTCGGTGGACGGGGAGGCCACGCTGCGGGCGGGACTGCCGGGCGTGCCCACGCTGGACAACTTCCGGGCCGTCCTCACACCCGAGATCGTCTACCGTCCGCTCTGGAACAGCGTGCTGACCTGCGGCGGGGCGGCGGTCATCACCGCGTTCTGCTCGGTGCTGGCGGCGTACCCGCTGTCGCGGTACACGCTGCGGTTCAAGCGGCCGTTCCTGTACACGGTGCTGTTCGCCACCGGCCTGCCGATCACGGCGATCATGGTGCCGGTGTACGGGCTGTTCGTGAACGCGGGGCTGCTGAACTCGCTGCCGGCCACCACCCTGTTCCTGGCCGCCAGTACGCTGCCGTTCGGGATCTGGCTGACCAAGAACTTCATCGACGGCATCCCCATCGCCCTGGAGGAGGCCGCCTGGGTCGACGGGGCGTCCACCTGGCAGTCCATCCGCTACCTGGTGGCGCCGCTGCTCGCCCCGGGGCTGGCGGTGGTCGGGATCTTCACGCTGGTGAGCACGTGGGGGAACTTCTTCGTGCCGTTCATCCTGCTGACCAGCCCGGACAAGATGCCCGCGGCGGTGCGGGTGTTCACGTTCTTCGGGCAGTACGGGTCGGTGCGCTACGGGGAGCTGGCGGCGTACTCGCTGCTGTACACGCTGCCGGTGGTGGCGCTGTACGTCGCGGTGTCCCGGGCCATGGGCGGCCGGTTCGCCCTGGGCGGCGCCATGAAGGGCTGA